CAAATCCTCCCGATGGGCGTAACTGGACCGGAGAGATAGGTTCCAAGTACGGTCCCACAGaacaaaacaacaaatctaTTTTCTCTGACGCCCAAAGCCACAGCTCCGTTGGGACTGTCCCCTACACGACAGCCCGTCTATCACATTTCCAGTTCACATACGCGTTTCCGGTCGCTGCTGGACCCAAATTTGTTCGGTTGTACTTTCACTCGGCTTCTTACTCAGGTTATGAAAAGTCTAAGGACTTTTTCACTGTCAAAGCAGGTTCGTTCACCTTACTTGGAAACTTTAGTACTTCTGATTCAACGGAAAGCAAGAGTTTTTTCAAGGAGTTCTGCATCAATGTTGAAGAGAATCAGATATTGAAGTTAACGTTCATCCCCTTTTCTAGTGATTACTATGCTTTCATTAATGGAATTGAGATAGTCTCCATGCCCATAGACCTGTATTATAGCCAAAAAGGTTTCATCAAATATGAATGGGTCCCCGAATACGTCGCCCAAGCTCCTCGATTCTACATAAACTACAGCATGGCACTAGAGATGGTTTATCGATTAAACGTGGGCGGGAGCTTGATACAACCAAAGGAAGACACTGGCATGTTTAGAGAATGGTCTGAggccataaaaaaatatttgtggaGTGGCGGTACAATCCCTCGTGATCCATCTTTGAATcccaaatactcaaaaatacCAAACTACACTGCACCTGATCCTATCTATCAGTCTGCAATAACAATGGGTCCGAATATGACCAAGAACATGCAGTCTAATTTGACATGGGGATTACGTGTTGATACGGGTTTCAAATATCTGGTGAGGCTCCATTTCTGCTAATTAGAGTCCAATATAACCGCCACTGGCGATAGGGAATTCACCATCTATATAGATTATCAGCTAGCTGAAGATAGGGCCGATGTAATATTGTGGACTGGCAGTAACGATACGCCTTACTACAAGGACTACGTAGTAATGATCCAAAACAAGGGTGAGGACACGCGTCAGCTTTCCATTGATCTACAACCTAGAACATCAGAGGGAACTTTGATCGATGCCATTTTAAACGGTGTGGAAGTGTTCAAATTGAGCAACCCAGATAGCCATCTTGCCAGACTACATATGGTGCCTCCACAGCTAGCTCAATAGTGGCAATACCACATACAGCTCAGGATGTTCCtggaacaccctgacctgaaaaaaatttaaaaaaaaaattatatttaatttgtattgggaacaccctcaatcacaaaattaggaacaccttcaaattaaaaataaaaaaaataaaaaaaatttatatgttctactttcaagcaaaaaaaaaaaaattgtaacagagccAAGCCCATGGCGAGCCCAACAGATTACAGAGGTAGCAAACCAtacggattctcaaaaaaaaaaaaaaaaaaaaaaaccaatacagagaatcaaaaaccaaacccacggTCACGTCACTGGCAGAGAAAACCAAACCCCAATACAATCTAtacaaagcaaaagcaaaacaaactcCAATACAGaggtgtttatcaaaaaaaaaaaaaacctatacagagcaaaccaaaaccaaaccccaatACAGAGCAAACCAAACCCTTGGTCACGTCGCTCGCAGCTCACTCGTCGTCGTCATCTCTCGATTGCTCGCCCCTCATTGTCATCACTCATCGCTCGCCCCTCATCGCAAATCATAGATCACTCTGCTTTGGTACTCGATGctccctccctcaaggtatttctctctctttttctctctaactctctctcggtctctcagtctctctctctttatcactgaaatgaaattaatgaatgagtctctctctctttattctctaactcagtaactctctctctcttttgaactgTGAGTCTCTAATTGGCTGGCCGAATtagctttatttatatttttctttttgcctttttttgtctttttaaat
This genomic stretch from Quercus lobata isolate SW786 chromosome 3, ValleyOak3.0 Primary Assembly, whole genome shotgun sequence harbors:
- the LOC115981092 gene encoding receptor-like protein kinase FERONIA; the protein is MKNHSLLTPIFFIFCPGFIFCHFTVATSTPPYKAVDHIALNCGTSGNSNPPDGRNWTGEIGSKYGPTEQNNKSIFSDAQSHSSVGTVPYTTARLSHFQFTYAFPVAAGPKFVRLYFHSASYSGYEKSKDFFTVKAGSFTLLGNFSTSDSTESKSFFKEFCINVEENQILKLTFIPFSSDYYAFINGIEIVSMPIDLYYSQKGFIKYEWVPEYVAQAPRFYINYSMALEMVYRLNVGGSLIQPKEDTGMFREWSEAIKKYLWSGGTIPRDPSLNPKYSKIPNYTAPDPIYQSAITMGPNMTKNMQSNLTWGLRVDTGFKYLVRLHFC